The segment AATGCCGTTTCGTATGCCTTCAGATTGAAAATGCGAAGCTCTTCGCGTGCCACGTCATCTTCTCGTCCGTGATCCGGGTTCGTGAACCAGATTACGCTGTGGTCAGCAATTTTTCTGACCGCGATCGTGGGGACTCCACATTGGTAGCAGTAGTCGCATTCATGAAGTGTAATTTCCGGCGACGAAGCATCAAAGAAAGCGGCCTGCGTGGTGATTTTGACGCCATCCAGGAAGACGTGCACAAACTCCACTTCCGCCATGCCGTCCAGTCCAGGCGTTTTCGTTTCGGTTTGAATTTCCAAACGCATCATTGAGCGAACGACCAAAAGTTTACAGGTAGCCGAGCGAGGATAAATCGTGTTTCCGTGCCGCACGAAATGCGCCGCAAGTGGTCGCTACTTTGACAATGTTACGATCGGTGGTCGCATGTGCAGATTGTATACGCGATAAAGATCGGCTCGACTTTCTTTAAGTTTGTCTGCATCAGGAAACGAATAGGTTGTTTCGATTTCCAGATTCAGGCGGACGCGTGAACCATCCACGGTTTTCGTTGGAAACGCGTCGAAGCGAGCCTTCACTTCGCGGAACTCTGCCGGCAAGTCGCTGGCATTGCGAGAGTCAAAATTGCGAACGATGGTCATTTCAATCGCACCGCCTGGACGGATGACCATTTTTAGTGGTTTGTTGTCATGAATGATGTCGTAAGTGATCACGCCATCGACTTCGGTTCTGGAGCACTGCTGGTCCATGATGTTGGAAGACGCCAGGATTTCGCGGCTGGTTCGCTGCGGCGAAGTGCGATGCCGAACCATGCCAGCGTCGGGAACAGAAACTTCCGACGCAACGGTGGTGGTCGCAAGCTTTGGCAATTCAAGGGTTTCTTGCGCGACTCCGTAGGGCGTCAACAAAAATGAACAGCCGAGTGAGAGTGCAATCATTCGTTTCATGGCTTCTTCCTGATTAGTAGTCGGGCTTTCGAATGGTCAGCAATGTAGCGGTTGTGATCAGAGTGGCCGAACCGAGTTGGTAGCTTTGGTTTAGCACACTGTTATCTGGCCGTTAAGTTTGCTTCCCGTTCCATCGGTGGCCACAGCTACTGCAGGCGATCTTACGCGATACAAACGGCAACGGAACTCCCAGAAGTAGAATCGACAGGAATATCAATTTACGGTGTAGTCTCTCACGATGTGTGTCACCTGATCCACATGCCGGACAACAATCTTCACGTTCCAATTTGTCTGTTCTGTCCGGTCCAGTTGGAGAGACGTTTTCACTTGAGAGGGATTCGCTGAGTATTTGTGCTGCCTGTTCTGCGTCGTCCGCCGCAACCAAAAGTTTGACGCCGCCAACTGCATTTGCGATCATCCAGTCCATCGCGATGTGGTGTTCGCCGTCGAGGAACGCAGTGATACCGGCAGTTTCAAGTCTGTTTCGGGATAGATGGGCAATTATTGGATCGTCGTAGGTCGCGACTTTGACCAGCGATAAATTGGGCATGGGGAATCCTGTGTTTCGAGATGCCCTGTGTTCGCCGCAAGTCATTCGATATTGGAGACCTGATGCAGAATGTGATTGAAACCCATTTCAAGGCGTGGTTGAAACATTGGCCGGAAAGTGTGAGGTTTCTGCCAGAACGCGGTGCTACGAACGCGGACCATCGTTCGTAGTGGTCGCCTGGTCTCTAGCCGATTGGCGCGATGTAATACCGGCTGGAGATGCCTTCGATGTCGTGAAAGTAATAGAAGCAATCCGGATCGACGTCTTGAATTGCGGCAATCATTTGCGACAACTCTTCATGCGTAATGATGGTTTTTACGATGTGGAACGAATCGCCGCTACGCCCGCCGGTCCCTTCCTGTACCGTAAAGGTGCGATGCTCTGATGTTGAGGCAATTGCGGCACCGACAGTTTTGGGCTGACGAGTGATGACCGCCAACATGGTAATTTTGAATTTGCGATACAGATTGTTTAGCGTCTCCGCCGACGCGAAAATGTAGATACACGTATACATCAACGTGTTCACGACCGTTTCGAACTGGCCGTTCTTGATAAGGTCCAGTGTGAGTCCGAACGCAGTGGATCCGATTGAGGCGATGATCGCAATCGACCCTACGGGTTTCAGGTACTTAATCGCAAAGTAGGCGCCCAAAATGTCTTCGTCACCAGTCGATCCGCGGTTGGTGAAAGCCATCGCTTTGGCGACACCGGCAAGGATGCCGCCAAAGAGAACCAGGATGATCCTCTCGTTCTGCGGTTCTGGTTGCGCGAACCTGAAATCCGGGAGGACAACGAGCGCCAGAACGACGGTGCCGACGACGACCAATGACCGAATCGCAAACAGTCGACTGACGCGTTTGTATGCAAAGACCAGTAGCCCGGCTTGAAACAAAACGTAGAGAGCAATGAACAGCCAATAGCTTTCAAAGTAGTACGAAAGTGCAGTCGCAACGCCTTCTGTACCTGTCAGAATCACTTTGGACGGAAGGACGAAATATTTCAGCGCAACGGCGTACATCAAACCAGCGAGTACGATGAGGCCGTAGTTGATCACTAGCCGACGCATTGATTTTGTTTGTCCTTAATGGCTGAATCGATTTCCAGTTTGATCTGTTGTCCGTACACGCCGGCCGCGGATTCGCTTACAACCACGCCTCAGTGGCATTTCCCATGGTTGCTGTTCAATTTACAGGGGCTGCCCGATCCGAATCAGGTTGCCGTTGAGGTCAACGATTGCGAATTCTCGCATGCCCCACGGTTTGTCTTCGATTTTGTCCATTCGCGGAATGCCTGATTGATTCAGCTTCAGCTTGGAAAACACTCGGTAAGTGTCGTCAACGTCCAGCACGCGGACATAGCAGCCTGCCGATGAGCACGCAGGGTCGAGATCCGGTTGAGCGAAAACGTGCAACTCAACGGTGCCACGGGTCAGGATTGCATAGTGGTGGGGCGCGCCCCAAATTTTTGCGTCAAAGCCTATCGTCTTGTAAAACGCGACGGTGTCGTCGATAGATTTGCATGGCAGTATCGGGATTGCAATGTCATATTCGTGCATAGGTTGCGATTCATATTTCTTTCGTCGGACAACGCATCATGTCGCTACGAAAGAGGAAAGAAGACTTGAATGGAGCAGATGATGCGACCGCAGAGCAATGGTCAACGTGACAGTGTGCCTGGTCACCTGTTTGACGGATTCGGTTTAACGCTCTGTTAGCTCGATAGCACGCTCTGTTAACTCGATAGCCGGTTGGGCTCAATTCTATCGGTTTGGCCCGGCGAAGTCGAGTTGTCAGCCTTGGCGTTTGTGACATTGATCACCTTGTAGTTCTCTCTCAGGAACACGAGGTAGGCCAGAATCACAAAGATGCCGTTGAGGGTGACGATCCACGATTGAGTCGAATCTGAGATCGTAAATCTATCCGAAACAAACAGGCTAGCCGCCATCAGCAAGTGGTTGATGGCGAGGACCAGCATCAATCCGAGCATTGGCGTTCCTGCGGCCTTGCCGGGATGGAAGCCATTTGCTGCTGCCGTTTTATAGAACGAACGTGTTGAGATTAGGGCGACGATCGCCATTAGAAGCATTTGCATTCCCGTGCATGTGGATGACGCGGTTTGGTTGACTCAGATACCTTGCGATCATTGCTTCCAGGATTCGCCTTCGGTTAATTCGGTGCAGGGTACTGTTCGATGACTATTTCGAGTCGCTTTGCAATTTGTCCCAGTCAGTCAATCTCTCAATGTACAGGTAAGATTCGACGAACAAGCGGTGCTTGTCATCACTCATTTTCTCAAGCAGTTCCAGTGCGGAAATGTAGCTTGCGAGATTTCCATTGGACGAAAGAAATTTGCCGTCCTCCACGAAGCTGATTTCCTGATCATCCTGGACTTTCAGAGCAGGGTACTTTTCCTGTAAATCCTTACCGCCGCCGATGTACGTGACGATCTTGCGGCCGTCTGCAATTCCTGATTCGCCAATCAATTGAGAGCCGGCGCAATTGCTCATCGTAAATTCAGAATTGACGTTCTGTTTTTTAATAAATCGAACGATCTGTTGATTGCGAATGGTTTCAGTCATGTCATAGGCGCTCGGCACGACCAGAACAGTGAGTTTTGGGCAATCGGCAAACGTGTAGTCGGGAAGCATCCGCAAACCGCTTTCGGTTGCAACAGGCTGCAAAGTTTCCGCCACGGTCACGACATTGAACAGTTGCGTTCCATCTTCGCGAGGTTTTGAAAATACGTCGATCGGTGCGGTGACCTCCGTCATAAGGACATCATCGAACAGGATGACTCCAATTGTTGGCAGGTTCACATCAAACGTCGTTCGCTGAGCGCCTAAATTGATGACGCAAGATTCGCCTTCCGACGACTGAAGACCGGCCTCTGTAGACAACGTTGGTGACGCGGGCGCATCATTTCCGCTTTGTGGCAGTTCGCGCGATCCACATCCAAATGCGGCGATCAGTAGCGGAACCAGGAGGATTGCGATCTTCTTCATTGCGAATATTTCATGTCAAACGGTGAGAATTGATTTTCGGCGGCATGGTCTTCGCGTTCATTGAACCGTTAGAACGATGTCCATTTGAACTTTCTCGATTCGCGACCGCGATACATCACGCTGGTTGTCCGTTGGATTTGATCTGTCAATTATTGATCTGTTTCTTCGATGCTTCATTGTCCGGTGCTTTCTTTTCCAACGCGGCCTTGAGACGATTCATCGAGTACTCGTTGGCCGGTTTGAAGTGGGCACGCATTTTTTTGGATGGTTCGGTGTCATTGTAACCCAGCCCAACGATGGTGATTTTCGTTTTTGTATCGGAGACTTTTTCAAAGTAGAAAATGGACCACGTTTCTTTCGCCGCGTTTTCGAATTCGAAGCCTTTCGGAAATCCGGTTGCCTTAATGGAAAGCTTGCGTTGAGGGTCATGGCAGAGGATCGTATTCTCGATCGTCGTTTCATCTCCAAGCTTTCCATCCTTCGCATAGTTCGCTCGCCACTCGCCGCCGACCCGGAAGTCAATATCCGCCAGTGGAGCCAACCACGATTGAAGACCTTCGGTCGTGGTGAACGCATTCCAGACAAGGTCAACGCTCGCCTCAATTTCAAACTCGTCCGCAACTCGGACATCCTGCCCAATTGCCGATTCGTAACAGAACAGAGTCGCAGCGAGCGCCAATATGACATGTCGCATCATTTTTTTGTCTTTCGAATTGCAGGACAACCGCGTGGTTTCGAAAACCTGCAATATACCAGATGCAAAACCCAAGCTCAAAAGTTTTGCCAGAGGTCGGGTACGAACGCCGGACAAACGGATCGCCCGAGTATTCAAACGGGCGCTATAGAAGTACCGGCTATTTCCGGATCCCAAGATCGCTCAGTTCAGACTCACTCAGGTTCTCACATTGCCATTGTCGTCGTTTTTCCAACGCGCTGCGGTTTTGCTCGTCGAAACGCTCGTCATCCGTTTGCTCAAGTATGCCAAACATGACGTCAAAGAACACCTCGGACGGTGAACGCGGATCTGTGTTCCGGCTTGCGGTGCATCCGGACGACACCAGTAAAATTATTGCCGCAAATGACGACGTAAGCAATGAAATTCGAAACATGCAAAGATCCTCCATCCGAGAAGTATCCAACCGCAGCGTTGGCGTCAATACAGAACGGAATGCATCGGTTACTGGAAACTTCAACGCCAACAGTTTCCTGGTTGATGGACGGGAGGCTTGCTGCATCCCAGTGAGGCACGCAGTACCTATTCCAATTCCCAATCGTGATCGATCTTCATGATGCCGTGGATGCCCATGCCGTACATGTCGATTGGCGGACCGACGATGCGAAAGTTTCCGCAGCCACTGCGGCGGTGAAAGAACTCCGTCGTCTCGGGTCCGAATAGAGAAATGTTGAAATGGTAGGCGCCCAACAACAGTTGCAGATCCTTGAAGGCCAGGGTGATCACGCGGCCGTCAGGGTGCAACTGCGGATCGACGTCGAAGCGGACTTCCTGGTAAGCCGTTGACATCGAAGCGACTACGCCGACCGAAGGCGAATTCAATGCCACGATCACGCGTGCATTCTTGATCAGCTTCTTGGACTTCAATCGAATTCTGACTGCCAGAGAATCGCCGGTTTGGAATTCTGTATTTTCATTGCCCTTGGAATCGAGCACGGTGACTTCTGCGATTTCGGCATCGCGGGACTCTTTTTGCAAACGCTCCGTACGCACCCGTTCGCTCGCGCCAAGGATTTCTTCATACACCGCGCAGCCCGCGTCGAGGTCGCCGTCGTGCACGATCCGGCCGCGATTGAAAACAACCGCACGCGTGGCGACTCGCTGCAGCATCCCTACCGCGTGCGTGACCAGAATGATCGAAACGCCGCTGGCGACCAGTGTGCGTAGATGCTTGAAACACTTCATGCGAAAGCCAACGTCGCCGACCGCCAGGACTTCGTCGATCAGCAACAGTTGCGGACGAAGGTTCGCGGCCACGGAAAACCCCAGCCGGATGCGCATTCCGGAGCTGTACGTTTTCACCGGAGCATCGATGACGTGATGCAGTTCCGCAAAATCCACGATCTCGTCAAAGACTTCATCGACATCACGTTTGGTCATGCCCAGCACGGCCGCGTTAATGTAGATGTTTTCTCGGCCGGAAAGAATTGGATTGAATCCGGTTCCCAATTCGATCAGGGCTCCGATCTTTCCCCGGATCTTGATCTCGCCTTTGTCCGGCTTGATCAGGCCGTTGATCATCTTCAGCATCGTGCTCTTGCCAGCCCCGTTGGGTCCGATCAGCGCGACGCATTCGCCAGGTTCGATCTTGAAGCTCGCGTTGCGGACAGAGTAAAACTCGCCCGGTCGCAGTTTTCCTTCGGCCCGATCGGCACCGCGACCAATAAGCTCTTTCCCCAAGTCGTGCAGTCCGTAGCGCATGGCCCGTTTCAGGTTGCGACAGAAAACCTTGGAGACATCGTTGACGTCCAAAATCAAATTCGAATTGTCAGGCTGCTGGCTCATGGATCAGTACGCGTTCATCCGTTCGACGATGACAGGAATGGAGATTCGGAACACGGCCAGGCCGATCAGAAAAATCGGAATCGAAACAGCGGCCACGATCAAACCGGGCGTGACAAACGCGGACTCGCCAAACAGCGTCAGGTCGCGGCCCAGCACGATCAGCGGTGCCGCCGGGTTGAGCCACACCAGCAGTTTCGTGTTCGGATCGGCTTGCAGCATCTTCGCCGTGATCGGATAGATAATAGGCGTGGTCAGCATCCAGAACGGAGTCGCAATTCCGATGAATCGGCTGATGTCCTGATACAGCGAACCCACGGGCATGATCAGCATCCCCAGCCCGGAAGCGAACAGGATCATCAAAAACGCGATCGGCAGCGCCCACAACATCTGGGGCTCTGGCACAACCTGGTACCACAGAAACGCCGGGATCAGCAGCAGCGATCGGATCGCAAAATCAAACAGGACTTCTCCCAGCCCGACCAGCAACAATGACTCTCGCGGAAAACGTAGCTTCGCAATCATGCCGCGGTTCTGGTTGATTACCTTCAGCGGCATTTGAAAGGCTTCGATGAAAGTCTGCCACAGGATCATGCCGGTCAGAATGTAGACCGTCAGCGGAATCTCGACGTTGCCACCAAGCTTGAAC is part of the Mariniblastus fucicola genome and harbors:
- a CDS encoding ABC transporter ATP-binding protein, translating into MSQQPDNSNLILDVNDVSKVFCRNLKRAMRYGLHDLGKELIGRGADRAEGKLRPGEFYSVRNASFKIEPGECVALIGPNGAGKSTMLKMINGLIKPDKGEIKIRGKIGALIELGTGFNPILSGRENIYINAAVLGMTKRDVDEVFDEIVDFAELHHVIDAPVKTYSSGMRIRLGFSVAANLRPQLLLIDEVLAVGDVGFRMKCFKHLRTLVASGVSIILVTHAVGMLQRVATRAVVFNRGRIVHDGDLDAGCAVYEEILGASERVRTERLQKESRDAEIAEVTVLDSKGNENTEFQTGDSLAVRIRLKSKKLIKNARVIVALNSPSVGVVASMSTAYQEVRFDVDPQLHPDGRVITLAFKDLQLLLGAYHFNISLFGPETTEFFHRRSGCGNFRIVGPPIDMYGMGIHGIMKIDHDWELE
- a CDS encoding putative signal transducing protein; the protein is MPNLSLVKVATYDDPIIAHLSRNRLETAGITAFLDGEHHIAMDWMIANAVGGVKLLVAADDAEQAAQILSESLSSENVSPTGPDRTDKLEREDCCPACGSGDTHRERLHRKLIFLSILLLGVPLPFVSRKIACSSCGHRWNGKQT
- a CDS encoding YitT family protein, which translates into the protein MRRLVINYGLIVLAGLMYAVALKYFVLPSKVILTGTEGVATALSYYFESYWLFIALYVLFQAGLLVFAYKRVSRLFAIRSLVVVGTVVLALVVLPDFRFAQPEPQNERIILVLFGGILAGVAKAMAFTNRGSTGDEDILGAYFAIKYLKPVGSIAIIASIGSTAFGLTLDLIKNGQFETVVNTLMYTCIYIFASAETLNNLYRKFKITMLAVITRQPKTVGAAIASTSEHRTFTVQEGTGGRSGDSFHIVKTIITHEELSQMIAAIQDVDPDCFYYFHDIEGISSRYYIAPIG
- a CDS encoding bleomycin resistance protein; translation: MHEYDIAIPILPCKSIDDTVAFYKTIGFDAKIWGAPHHYAILTRGTVELHVFAQPDLDPACSSAGCYVRVLDVDDTYRVFSKLKLNQSGIPRMDKIEDKPWGMREFAIVDLNGNLIRIGQPL
- a CDS encoding SRPBCC family protein yields the protein MMRHVILALAATLFCYESAIGQDVRVADEFEIEASVDLVWNAFTTTEGLQSWLAPLADIDFRVGGEWRANYAKDGKLGDETTIENTILCHDPQRKLSIKATGFPKGFEFENAAKETWSIFYFEKVSDTKTKITIVGLGYNDTEPSKKMRAHFKPANEYSMNRLKAALEKKAPDNEASKKQINN
- a CDS encoding ABC transporter permease, with the protein product MTEPTAESYASDETIDPGDEMLPKLEIQTSDQLTVYNSQSEIKSPLEMFQNIANDFWSGRELGWRLFLRNLRGLYRQTFLGLFWAFLPPIANTAIWVFLRHQGVFKLGGNVEIPLTVYILTGMILWQTFIEAFQMPLKVINQNRGMIAKLRFPRESLLLVGLGEVLFDFAIRSLLLIPAFLWYQVVPEPQMLWALPIAFLMILFASGLGMLIMPVGSLYQDISRFIGIATPFWMLTTPIIYPITAKMLQADPNTKLLVWLNPAAPLIVLGRDLTLFGESAFVTPGLIVAAVSIPIFLIGLAVFRISIPVIVERMNAY
- a CDS encoding DJ-1/PfpI family protein, with the translated sequence MKKIAILLVPLLIAAFGCGSRELPQSGNDAPASPTLSTEAGLQSSEGESCVINLGAQRTTFDVNLPTIGVILFDDVLMTEVTAPIDVFSKPREDGTQLFNVVTVAETLQPVATESGLRMLPDYTFADCPKLTVLVVPSAYDMTETIRNQQIVRFIKKQNVNSEFTMSNCAGSQLIGESGIADGRKIVTYIGGGKDLQEKYPALKVQDDQEISFVEDGKFLSSNGNLASYISALELLEKMSDDKHRLFVESYLYIERLTDWDKLQSDSK